One region of Synechococcus elongatus PCC 11801 genomic DNA includes:
- a CDS encoding TolB family protein, whose amino-acid sequence MKQRSSWFLRGLALLLSLILMGCSGAPRLVALPGGDRGVNSRYAELFPSLGDRSLLVFVSDRRGSQDAYLYNWEQRQQIPLPGLNSLDLLVEHPAISADGHWIAFAGSRGDRTNIYLYDRRSQQLRNLTANLEAIVRNPSLSRDGQRIAFEAALGGQWDVLVYDRDAGPLDLIQP is encoded by the coding sequence ATCGTCGTGGTTCCTTCGAGGGCTAGCACTGCTCTTGAGCCTGATCCTGATGGGGTGTTCGGGAGCACCGCGCTTAGTTGCACTTCCTGGTGGCGATCGCGGTGTCAACAGTCGCTATGCGGAGTTATTCCCGAGCTTGGGCGATCGCTCCCTGCTCGTTTTCGTCTCCGATCGCCGCGGTAGCCAAGATGCCTATCTCTACAACTGGGAGCAGCGCCAACAGATTCCTCTGCCTGGGCTCAACAGCCTCGATTTGCTCGTCGAACATCCGGCAATTTCCGCAGACGGTCACTGGATTGCTTTTGCCGGTAGTCGGGGCGATCGCACCAACATCTACCTCTACGATCGCCGCAGCCAACAGCTCCGTAACTTGACCGCCAATTTAGAGGCGATCGTGCGCAATCCTAGCCTGAGTCGTGATGGGCAGCGAATTGCCTTCGAAGCGGCGTTGGGCGGCCAATGGGATGTCTTGGTCTACGAT